CTATTCACTTGACAAATACATCTCTTGACTTTTTAGAGAATACACCCTAGAAAAATTATATTTAAATAACAAATGTTATTTAATTTTCTCAATACGTTTAGAAATATTTGGTTTTATGAATAATCTTATTAGTTCAGTAATAAAAATAAGTACTACTATAAAATGTTTCCAGATAAGAAAATATGTAATGCTAAAAAAAACAATAAGATAGAAAAAATTTATTATATTACTTTTTTGATTATATTTACTTTTTATCAAAGAAAAAATAATATAAGAAAAAATTAACAATACAGAAGATATCAAATAATTTACTGTATTTTGTTTTATTATAAAATTATCTGATATCTTTGATAATAATAAAAATATATAAGGATATAATCCTAATATTATTGTAATAACTATTTTTTTAGCCATTCTGCAACATCAACTCCTATAGCTCCTTGAATTGCTCCTATAGCAATACCGGGTACTATACCAGGTCCCCCACTAGCAGCTGCTCCCCAAAGACCACCAACTATAGCACCGGCTGCTGCGCCGTATGCAGTTTCTTTCCATCCTTCAATGCCTTTTTGGTTAAATTCTTCAATTTTTTGAGCACCATATTAAAATTATACTAAATCTTCATTTTAAAATTTTATTCACAAGTATTATATAAAAAAAAAAAAAGAAAAGTCAATACAAATAAAAAAATTTACAGTATATTTTCAATAATTAAATTGATAATTAATATATCAGGTGATCAAACTTATACTGGAAAATCTTGAAAACCAGTTATAAGTGAGGATGAAAAATGAGTGATCTATTAAAAGAAAAAGATTATACCAACTGGTTAAGAGATTTAAAGAAAAAATTAAGGGAAAACCAGCTAAAAGCAGCAGTTAAAGCTAATTCAAAACTGTTTAATTTCTATTGGGAACTCGGAAAAGAAATAGTTGAAAAACAAAAAGAAGCAAAATGGGGAGATAAATTAATAGATAAGTTAAGCAAAGATTTAATTTCTGAATTTCCTGATGTAAAAGGTTTTTCCTGTAGAAATTTAATGTATATTCAAAAGTGGTATTTATTTTATTCTGGAGATAAAAAATTAGTCCAACAAGCTGTTGCACTAATTACAAAAATTCCACGGGAACATAATCTTGCAATAATTTCAAAATATAAAAATCCAAAAGAAGCTCTATTTATATGTAAACAAGGTTATAGAAAACGGATAGTCAAGAAATGTCTTGACTCATCAAATAGAAGCGATTTATATAAAAGATCAGGAAAAGCAATTACAAATTTTGAAATAACCTTACCTTTAATCCAATCTGATCTTACTAAATAAACGTTAAAAGACCAATATTGTTATAAAACATAAGAATATAGATATTGAAATTCTTAAAAAATTGATAAATGATAAAATAAAGGTGAAAATCAGAAAAAATCTTGTAAAAAGCAAATCATTAGAGGAAATGCTTAAAAATTCTATAAAAAGGTAACATAATAATATTTTAACAGCGGTAGAGGTAATTGACGAATTAATTGATATTGTAAACACAGTTATAAACTAACCGGGGCAAAAAAAAGCTCCGGTTAGTTTGTTTTGCAAACGATGAAATAATTATTTTTATTCCCAATTTTACTTAAATAACATACAAAAATTACACTAAAATTAAATTTGTAATGTTTTCGAAACTTTTAATTCCGATAAAAATGGTAGAATTTGAATGGGAATAAAATTAAAATCATTACAAAAAAGAAGGAGAAACAATGAAATTATATATAATCGAATCCAAAAATACAAATGTTCATTATAACTTGGCTATTGAAGAATATTTAATAAACAATACCAACAACAATATTTTTATTTTCTTTTGGAAAAGTAAGAATTCTGTGGTTATAGGAAAACATCAGAATCCTTGGAAAGAAATTAATTTTAATTTTGAATTGGTAAAAAATGGAGAAATCAAAATTGCCAGAAGAATTTCTGGTGGAGGAACAGTTTTTCATGATTTGGGGAATTTAAATTATTCTTTTGTTTCGCCCAAAAATTATTTAAATAGCCAGGAAATATTTGAAATTATAATAAAAACTCTTAAAAACATGGATATAGATGTGGAAAAAAATTATAAAAACGACCTGATATATAAAGATTACAAATTTTCAGGTAGTGCTTTTTCAATAAAAAAAGATAAATTTTTGCATCATGGAACATTATTAATTGATTCGAATCTTGAGTTTTTAAATAAGGTCTTGGGAAAAAACGAGAAAATCGAAACGAAAGCTACAGAATCTAAACCTTCTAAGGTAATAAATCTTAAAGAAATTAATTATTGTATAAACGAAGAAATGATAAAAAACAATATTATAAGAGAAACATCAAAATATCTAAGATTAACAACTATTAAAGTTTCTACAAAATATTTTAGAGATGAAAGTTTAATAGAAAAACACAAATCATGGGAATGGGTATATGGAAATACACCTAAATTTATTTTTAAATTTGAAGATAATGAATTTAAGGTTGAAAATGGTTATATAACATATATTAATTCAAAAAAATTAAAAAATCCATTGAAGTTTGATTTGATGAATTTTGAAAATTTAAATTACCAAAAAGTTTAGGAGGCGCTTATTATGGATAAAAAAGAAGTTATGAAAAAATTAGGAAAATTTCTTGCTGAAACAAAAACCGGTGTTTTAGGATGGGTTAATAAAGACGGTTATCCAGAGTTGAGATGGATGTCACCATGCTTGATGCCTTATAACACAGACTGTACTTACGCAATCACATTAGAAGATTTTCCAAAAGTAAATGATCTAAAAAATAATGGTAAAGTTCAATGGTTAATTCAAAACAAAAGTCTAACAGAGGTTATAAATATTTATGGAAAAATAAACATCATTGAAGATGCTCTGTTTAAATCAGAAGTTTTAGAAAATTTATCCTCAAATTTAGTAGCTATATGGAAATTAGAAGATGATGCGGAATTTGTTGTATTAGAAACAATAATAGAAGAAATCGTATATTACGACACAATGAAAGGAATAAAGGAAAGAATTAATTTTAGGGAGGAATAATTATGAAAGATTTAAAAAATTACGATACCAAATTACTTAAAGATTTATTATTTAAAATGCTTTTAATAAGAAGATTTGAAGAAAAAGCTGCTCAGGCATATGGATTAAAAAAAATAGGTGGATTTTTACACCTATATATAGGTGAAGAAGCTGTAGCAGTTGGTTCAATTTCAAATTTAGATATGACAAAAGACTATGTTGCCGCAGCATATAGAGATCATGGACATGCATTAGCAACAGGTTTAGATCCAAATTCTTTAATGGCAGAACTATATGGAAAAATAACTGGTTGTTCAAAAGGGAAAGGTGGATCGATGCATTTTTTTGATTATAAAAAACATTTCTTTGGCGGAAATGGAATCGTAGGTGCTCAAATACCTGTAGCTACAGGTATTGGTTTAAAAATAAAATACAATAAGGAAGATGGTGTTGTATTGTGTTACTTTGGTGATGGTGCAATTCACCAGGGAGCTTTCCATGAAAGTTTGAATTTAGCAAAAATATGGAATTTACCTGTTGTGTATATCTGTGAAAATAACCATTACGGAATGGGAACTGATTATAGGAGAGTTTCAGCAATAGATGATTTTTCAATAATGGCCGATTCATATGCAATGAATGGAAAACAAGTAAATGGAATGAATGTTTTAGAAGTTTACGAAGCAACTAAAGAAGCTATTGAAATAGCAAAAAATGGAACTCCAGTTTTACTTGAAGCTAAAACATACAGGTTTAAAGGTCATTCAATGAGTGATCCTGCAAAATATAGAACAAAAGAAGAACTTGAAAAATATAAGCAAAAAGATCCAATAATAAGTTTTAAAGAGTTATTGAAAGAAAATAATATTATTAGTGAAGAAGACTTTCTTGAAATGGACAAACAATGCAAAAAGATTGCAAAAGATGCTGCTAAATTTGCAGAAGAAAGTCCTGAACCGGATTTAGATGAATTATATACGGATATTTACGCTTAAAAGGGAGTGAGAAAGATGCCAATTATTACTATGAGAGAAGCCATTAGGCAAGCTATGGATGAGGAAATGTCAAGGGATGAAAATGTAATTTTAATGGGCGAAGAAGTCGCGCAATATAACGGAGCATATAAAGTTAGTCAAGGACTATATGATAAATATGGTGAGGAAAGAGTTATAGATACCCCTATTACAGAAAGCGGATTTGCTGGTGTCGGAATTGGTGCTGCTATGGCAGGGTTAAGGCCTATTGTTGAATTTATGACATTTAATTTCGCACTTCAAGCCTTTGACCAGATTGTAAATAACGCTGCAAAAATGAGATATATGTCAGGTGGACAATTCAAGGTTCCGATAGTCTTCAGAGGACCTAATGGACCTGCAGAATATTTAGCTTCCCAGCATTCACAGGCTACACAAACTTTTTTTGCACACGTGCCAGGTTTAAAGGTTGTAGCTCCAGCTACACCATATGATGCAAAAGGTCTTTTAAAAACAGCAATAAGAGATGATAATCCAGTTATATTTTTAGAAGGAGAATTAATGTACTCCTGGGAAGGTGAAGTTCCTGAAGAAGAATATACAATAGAATTTGGAAAAGCAGATATAAAACGAGAAGGAAAAGATGTAACTATAATCACCTATTCTAAACCTTTAAAAGTAGTATTAGAAAGCGCAAAAGAACTTGAAAAAGATGGTATTGATGTTGAAGTGCTAGATCTAAGAAGTATAAGACCTCTAGATGAAGAAACAATATTAAATTCTGTAAAGAAAACAAATAGATGCGTAATTGTCGATGAATCGTGGCCATTTGTAAGTGTTGCTTCTCATATTGGATGGCTAATTTCAAATAAAACATTTGATTACTTAGATGCACCAGTTGAATTGGTGACAAATGAAGATGTACCCATGCCTTATAACCACAAATTAGAATTAGCAGCACAACCATCTGTTGATAAAATAATAAAAGCTGTTAAAAAAGTTTTGTACATTTAGGAGGACGATATTATGGCTGAAAAATTACTAATGATTGCCTTATCTCCCACAATGGAAAAAGGCACTATCGTAAAATGGGTAAAAAAAGAAAATGAATCTTTCACAGAAGGAGATGTTCTCTGTGAAGTTGAAACAGATAAAACAACAATGGAATATGAAGCAACAGAAGAGGGAACATTATTAAAAATACTTGTTCCTGAAGGTGAAAAGGCTGCTGTTGGTGACCCTATAGCAATATTTGGTGAACCTGGAGAAGATATTTCTAGTTTATTAAATGAAAATATTGAGAAAGTGAAAAGTGAAGAGATAAAAAGTGAAACAACAGAAAGAAAAACTGTTAGAGAAATTGAAAATATTAAAGCTAAAGAAGCTAAATTTGAAAGTATTTCAGACAGAATTAAAATATCGCCTTTAGCAAAAAAAATAGCATTAATGAAAAACATTGATATAACAAGAATAAAAGGAACTGGTCCAGGAGGAAGAATAATAAAAAGAGATGTTGAAGGTTATAGCACTGCAACAGTTTCTCAAGCAACAATGCTGCAAGATAAACTTATCTATGTTGAGACAAGTGATGAAGATAGAATAATTCCATTATCAGACAAACGCAGAATTATTGGTGAAAGATTGTCACAATCAAAATACACGTCACCACATTTTTATTTAACTCTTAGCGTAAATATGGAAAATATAATGGAAAATAGAAAGACGATAAACAACAGATTGAACGAAAAAATATCAATGAATACATTTTTGATAAAAATAATTGCCAATACATTGAGAAAGCACAGAAGAATAAATTCAACTTTGCTAAATGACAAAATAATTGAATTTGGTAGAATTGACATTGCTTTAGCGGTAGCTCAGGAAAATGGATTAATTACACCTATTGTAAGAAATGTTGATAAAAAAGGAATTTTACAGATAGAAAATGAGTTAAGAGAATTAATAGAAAAAGCAAAAAATAATAAATTGGAACCAGAAGAATATACAAATGCAACATTTACAATTAGTAATCTTGGGTCATTTGGAGTAGATGAATTCACAGCGATAATCAATCCACCAGCTTCAGCAATACTTGCTATTGGAATGATAAAAAAGATACCTATTGTCGAAAATGATGAAATAATTATTAAACCAATGATGAAAATGACTTTATCTTCAGACCATAGAGTAATAGATGGCGCAGTTGCTGCTATATTTATGAAAGATTTAAAAGAAACTTTAGAAAATCCAATATTAGCAATACTTTGAGGTGATAATATGAAATATGATTTAATTATTTTAGGTTCAGGTCCAGGTGGTTATGTTGCTGCAATTAGAGCTGCACAACTCGGATTGAAGACTGCAATAATAGAAAAAGATAAAGTTGGTGGTGTTTGTTTAAATATAGGTTGTATACCATCTAAATCTTTAATACATCAAGCTGAAACTTTTTCAAGAATAAAAGAATTAGAATATATGGGAATAAAATTTAATTTAGATAATTTTAATTATAAAAAAATATTTGAAAAATCAAGAAAAGCAGCAGATACGCTTTCAAAAGGCGTTCAATATTTACTAAAGAAAAACAAAATCGATTTAATTTCAGGCGAAGGTAAGTTATTAAATAAAAATGAAGTAATAGTAAATGATAAAGATATATACACATCAAAATTCATTTTACTTGCAACGGGTTCAAAACCCAAATCCATCCCTGGATTTGAAATAGATGAAGTGCAAATATTAAGTTCAAATGGTGCTTTAATGTTAGAGAATTTACCTAAATCAATAGCTATTATAGGCAGTGGAGTAATTGGAATTGAATTTGGTTATATAATGAACTCTTTTGGAGTTGAAGTTCATATAATAGAAATTTTAGACAGAA
This portion of the Marinitoga sp. 1197 genome encodes:
- a CDS encoding pyruvate dehydrogenase complex E1 component subunit beta, with protein sequence MPIITMREAIRQAMDEEMSRDENVILMGEEVAQYNGAYKVSQGLYDKYGEERVIDTPITESGFAGVGIGAAMAGLRPIVEFMTFNFALQAFDQIVNNAAKMRYMSGGQFKVPIVFRGPNGPAEYLASQHSQATQTFFAHVPGLKVVAPATPYDAKGLLKTAIRDDNPVIFLEGELMYSWEGEVPEEEYTIEFGKADIKREGKDVTIITYSKPLKVVLESAKELEKDGIDVEVLDLRSIRPLDEETILNSVKKTNRCVIVDESWPFVSVASHIGWLISNKTFDYLDAPVELVTNEDVPMPYNHKLELAAQPSVDKIIKAVKKVLYI
- a CDS encoding pyridoxamine 5'-phosphate oxidase family protein, encoding MDKKEVMKKLGKFLAETKTGVLGWVNKDGYPELRWMSPCLMPYNTDCTYAITLEDFPKVNDLKNNGKVQWLIQNKSLTEVINIYGKINIIEDALFKSEVLENLSSNLVAIWKLEDDAEFVVLETIIEEIVYYDTMKGIKERINFREE
- a CDS encoding dihydrolipoamide acetyltransferase family protein gives rise to the protein MAEKLLMIALSPTMEKGTIVKWVKKENESFTEGDVLCEVETDKTTMEYEATEEGTLLKILVPEGEKAAVGDPIAIFGEPGEDISSLLNENIEKVKSEEIKSETTERKTVREIENIKAKEAKFESISDRIKISPLAKKIALMKNIDITRIKGTGPGGRIIKRDVEGYSTATVSQATMLQDKLIYVETSDEDRIIPLSDKRRIIGERLSQSKYTSPHFYLTLSVNMENIMENRKTINNRLNEKISMNTFLIKIIANTLRKHRRINSTLLNDKIIEFGRIDIALAVAQENGLITPIVRNVDKKGILQIENELRELIEKAKNNKLEPEEYTNATFTISNLGSFGVDEFTAIINPPASAILAIGMIKKIPIVENDEIIIKPMMKMTLSSDHRVIDGAVAAIFMKDLKETLENPILAIL
- a CDS encoding lipoate--protein ligase family protein, with protein sequence MKLYIIESKNTNVHYNLAIEEYLINNTNNNIFIFFWKSKNSVVIGKHQNPWKEINFNFELVKNGEIKIARRISGGGTVFHDLGNLNYSFVSPKNYLNSQEIFEIIIKTLKNMDIDVEKNYKNDLIYKDYKFSGSAFSIKKDKFLHHGTLLIDSNLEFLNKVLGKNEKIETKATESKPSKVINLKEINYCINEEMIKNNIIRETSKYLRLTTIKVSTKYFRDESLIEKHKSWEWVYGNTPKFIFKFEDNEFKVENGYITYINSKKLKNPLKFDLMNFENLNYQKV
- a CDS encoding DUF1016 N-terminal domain-containing protein, translating into MSDLLKEKDYTNWLRDLKKKLRENQLKAAVKANSKLFNFYWELGKEIVEKQKEAKWGDKLIDKLSKDLISEFPDVKGFSCRNLMYIQKWYLFYSGDKKLVQQAVALITKIPREHNLAIISKYKNPKEALFICKQGYRKRIVKKCLDSSNRSDLYKRSGKAITNFEITLPLIQSDLTK
- the pdhA gene encoding pyruvate dehydrogenase (acetyl-transferring) E1 component subunit alpha, giving the protein MKDLKNYDTKLLKDLLFKMLLIRRFEEKAAQAYGLKKIGGFLHLYIGEEAVAVGSISNLDMTKDYVAAAYRDHGHALATGLDPNSLMAELYGKITGCSKGKGGSMHFFDYKKHFFGGNGIVGAQIPVATGIGLKIKYNKEDGVVLCYFGDGAIHQGAFHESLNLAKIWNLPVVYICENNHYGMGTDYRRVSAIDDFSIMADSYAMNGKQVNGMNVLEVYEATKEAIEIAKNGTPVLLEAKTYRFKGHSMSDPAKYRTKEELEKYKQKDPIISFKELLKENNIISEEDFLEMDKQCKKIAKDAAKFAEESPEPDLDELYTDIYA
- a CDS encoding type I restriction enzyme endonuclease domain-containing protein; the protein is MKHKNIDIEILKKLINDKIKVKIRKNLVKSKSLEEMLKNSIKR